The following nucleotide sequence is from Paenibacillus andongensis.
ATCGGATTGATATCGGCCAGCATAGGCGCGTCAGCCCAGCCCGGAGTCACGGACTTAATCCATAGCAGCACGGAGATAATCGCACCGAAAAAGAAGTTATATACGTTAGCGGAGTAGATAGCCGCGTCAATCTTCGTCCAGCTGGCCTCTTTGATACCCTGCCACAATAGAGGGAAGAAATATCGCTTGGCCACATCAAAATGTCCTTGCATCCAGCGTAAACGCTGTTTGGCAGATACTTTAAACGTCAGTGGCTTCTCATCATACACAATCGCCTCATAGTTGTAAGTCGGCCTGATACCGAGCTTAATGCAGCGCATGGAGAACTCCAAATCCTCAACAAGGCTGGTTGCACCCCAACCGATCTGTTTAAGCAGCTTGGATTCAAAGCACATTCCTGTGCCGCCCAAATAATTAGCAAGCCCTAAGTTTGTACGGGGCATTTGCCAGAAGCGATTTGCAAAGTAATACGAGATGGCATAGGAACCGGTAACCCAAGAATCGTTCGGGTTCTTGCTGTCTAGGTAAGCCTGAATAACTCTGGAGCCGGAACAAAGATCATTATTCATGTGTATCAAGTAGTCAGGGCTAGAAAGATTGTCGGCATCAAACATAACAACGGCGTCGTACTGACGCTCCCGCTTCCAAAGCTCTTTCAGCATCCATTCGATCGCGTAACCTTTCCCTCTCAGGTTCGGGTTATGGCGTTCCATGGCATGAACACCATGACTGCGTGCAATATCCGCTGTATTGTCTGTACAGTTATCACAAATCACGAAGATGTCATAAAGCTCTTTGGGGTAATCCAAAGCCTTCAAATTCTCGATCAATGCGCCAACGACCTGCTCCTCATTATGAGCGGCGACCAATACGGCAAACGATTTCTGGGGAGCAAATTTCTGTTTGTTTCTGGGACGGTACCATCCGAAAAAAGTTAAAAACAACTGATACGCACCAACCAAAGCCAAGCCAATTTGAAAGGTAAGCATAATCTTGTCAAGCATGAAGCAAAGTCCCCCTTTTTTTGTTTATGCACACAAGCTATCTTTTTATACGCGTATGCGCAGTTTTATGTACCATGTGAATAACCGTTCTTGATTTTCCTCTCTTTCCACTCATTTGTCAAAGTTCACAATGACGAATTTAAGCCATTTCTCTGAGATTTGAGCGGAACGCGCACAGACTATGCAGCATGTGCTTGAAATCAGATCGTTAAAGTCCTGTTTTCAACGTTTTTCATTTTATTGTGTACCAAAAGTTCACCATTTAGACGAACTAGCCGTCCCCCATGTGATACGGGGTTTATTATAATTCACCTGAGCTCCTCCTGACAACTTTTGCTCAACTGCCCTTTTATTGGATCATACGTGTTGATTGTAAGTGGGGCTGATTTGCAGATGACCTATAGACTACTTCTTCATAGCTGGTCAGCAATTGGTTAAATATGTGATCCCACGATTGACGCAGGGCAAACTCCCTGCCCGCAATGGCAAGTCTATGACGTGTTTCCTGTGATTCATACAGTCTTACGATGGCTTGTGTGAAGGCGGCTACGTCGCCAGACGGACAGAGTAATCCCGTCACTTCATGCTCAATAGTATCTTGTACCCCGCCAGCCGCAGCTCCAATCACAGCTGTCCCAGAAGCCATTGACTCCAGAACAACATTGCCGAAAGTCTCTGTCGCCGACGGAAAAAGAAACACATCTGCAGCCGCATAAAGCTCAGCTAGCTGTGTCCCTTGAACGAATCCGGTGAAGGTAACTCCCGAGGCCCCTCCATAACATTCGCGCAGCACACCGGAAGACGGTCCGTCACCAGCAATAATTAGATGACAATCATCTCTGATATCAGCCGGCAGTGCAGTAAAACTGTCAAGTGCGACCTCTACACTCTTCTCAGGAGCCAAACGACCGACATAAAGCATAACGAACTTTGCAGGATCTACACCATATGTCCCGAGTACTGACTTTCGGTCGACAATTGGCTGGAAACGTTCTGCATCGACACCGCGGCTCCAAATCTCTAAATGGCTTAACCCTTTGGCATGCAGATGCTGCAAGGTAGACTTAGAGGGCACATATACCTTCTGACAGCTTTGGTGAAACCATTGCATGTATTTCCAGAGCGTAGGCTCCACCCAAGGAATTTTATAATGACTTAAGTATTGGTCGAAATGAGTATGGTAGGACGCAACTAATGGTATTTTGTGCTTGCGAGCATGGTGCAAGCCAAATAGTCCCAAATTGAAAGGGGTTGCACAATGAATAATTGTAGGCTGAAAGGCATGGAGGGATTTGCGAATATTGAGAGGATTTGGGATAGCTAATCGACATTCGGGGTACAATAAAAAGGGAATACTGTAAAAACGTTCTACACGGAACGGATCGTTGTCTCCTTCTGTCATACTAGTAGGAGCAAAAACTTTACAAGCCACATTTTTGGATTCCAAAAACCGCGTCCATCTGCCAAGTGTCTTGGCAACTCCATTTACATCTGGCAGGAAAGTATCTGTAAATAAGGCAACTCTCAATCTCATCAGCCCCTTTTACCATTGACCTTTAATTCCCTTATTTCACATCATGGTAGCACGGGATTGTTATCGGGAGATCAGATGAGCGTTAAATTGAATTTCTTAAAATTTATTACTGCGTTAATCTTCCTTTAATAATTGACCTTTACAATTGACTTAAGAAAGCAATCCAAACAGCGAAGGAGGCTACTACTCATGAGCAGGGTCGTCCACTGGCTTCAGCATCATGAAACACGCGTATTCCACTTTGTGAATCAACGTATCCAGCACTTCTTCCTTGATCATTTCTTTAATAAAATCACACATTTAGGCGGGGCCACAGCCTCCATTGCGATATCCTTATGCTTTGCATTGTTCGGGCAGGGCTCGCTGCGTATAGCAGGTATTCAAGCACTTATTGCTTTAACCATCAGTCATATTCCAGTTGCTATTATTAAGAAGAAATATCCGAGACTACGGCCGTATCTGGTACTTCCACAAACGATTACTTACAAAAACCCGCTGACGGATCATTCCTTTCCTTCCGGGCATACAACCGCCATCTTCTCGATCATATTTCCTTTTGTTGCAGCTGTACCTGCTCTTGGACTTATCCTCATACCACTTGCATTAATCATTGGTCTATCACGTATCTACCTAGGGCTGCACTATCCTTCCGATTGTATCGTTGGATGCTTGATTGGAACGACGGCTTCTCTAGTGACAGTAGCTTTCTGGGGGTAAACGAATGAATGTCTTGCATGGTAAAAAACGGGTTCTCATTCTTTCTGAAGGCTTCGGAGCCGGACATACGCAAGCGGCTTATGCACTTGCCGTAAGTTTAGAGCAGCGTTGTTCGACCATTGAGACACGTGTTTTGGAATTAGGTTCATTCCTTCATCCGACAATAGCACCATGGATTATTCACGCTTACAAAAAGACGCTAACCGCTCAGCCCAAGCTGTACGGCCGTTTGTACCGCTCTCAATATAAAAAATCGCTCAACCGTTTGACGCAATTGGCCTTACACCGCATTTTTTATGCTCAGACAGCAGCGATTATCCAGCAGTGGGCTCCTCAAGCAATTGTCTGCACACATCCATTTCCCAGTGTTGTGGTATCTAGATTGAAAAGAGCTGGCTTAGACATCCCGTTATGTACGGTCATTACGGACTACGATGTTCATGGGACATGGGTCAGCAGAGAAGTAAATAAATATATGGTTTCGACAGAAGACGTCAAAAATAAACTCCTTGGCCGCGGAATCACAGCAGCCCAAGTCGAAATCACAGGAATTCCAGTTCATCCAAGCTTTCGTGTTGCCCACGATAAAGCGATGATTCGACAGCAATTCCAGCTGGCATCTCTGCCTACTGTACTAGTTATGGGAGGCGGCTGGGGATTAATCGGCGGCGATTCGCTCAGTGAGCACCTGATGACATGGAGAGATCGAATCCAGTTCATATTCTGCTTAGGCAATAATGAGAAAGCATTAACCAAGCTGGCTATGGACGCCCGATATCAGCATCCCAATATTCATTTACTTGGATTCACCCAAGAGATCGGCAAGTTAATGGAAGCTTCCGATTTGCTCGTTACGAAGCCTGGCGGTATGACCTGCTCGGAAGGGCTTGCGAAATCGATCCCCATGCTGTTCTATGATCCGATACCGGGTCAGGAAGAAGAGAATGTCCACTATTTTACACAGCTTGGCTTTGGCGAACCGATCCGATCTGCAGATACGATTGCGAACTGGTTATCGATGCTGGCTAGCAGATATACGGATGTAGAGGCTAAGCGCGTTTCTAATTATCATAAAAAGAAGATGTGCCTACCTTCAGCCGATTGCTCAGAGGTTATCATGCAATTGCTTGGGTGATTTGAGTAAAACAGAAAAAAGCTAA
It contains:
- a CDS encoding glycosyltransferase family 2 protein, which produces MLDKIMLTFQIGLALVGAYQLFLTFFGWYRPRNKQKFAPQKSFAVLVAAHNEEQVVGALIENLKALDYPKELYDIFVICDNCTDNTADIARSHGVHAMERHNPNLRGKGYAIEWMLKELWKRERQYDAVVMFDADNLSSPDYLIHMNNDLCSGSRVIQAYLDSKNPNDSWVTGSYAISYYFANRFWQMPRTNLGLANYLGGTGMCFESKLLKQIGWGATSLVEDLEFSMRCIKLGIRPTYNYEAIVYDEKPLTFKVSAKQRLRWMQGHFDVAKRYFFPLLWQGIKEASWTKIDAAIYSANVYNFFFGAIISVLLWIKSVTPGWADAPMLADINPIFFNTVSIAIYVLLPISMLIEKAPGKVYKYLILYPVFMLSWWPITFYAFFTQNNKQWSHTEHTRVIRLDEMKSKQVS
- a CDS encoding glycosyltransferase family 4 protein, producing MRLRVALFTDTFLPDVNGVAKTLGRWTRFLESKNVACKVFAPTSMTEGDNDPFRVERFYSIPFLLYPECRLAIPNPLNIRKSLHAFQPTIIHCATPFNLGLFGLHHARKHKIPLVASYHTHFDQYLSHYKIPWVEPTLWKYMQWFHQSCQKVYVPSKSTLQHLHAKGLSHLEIWSRGVDAERFQPIVDRKSVLGTYGVDPAKFVMLYVGRLAPEKSVEVALDSFTALPADIRDDCHLIIAGDGPSSGVLRECYGGASGVTFTGFVQGTQLAELYAAADVFLFPSATETFGNVVLESMASGTAVIGAAAGGVQDTIEHEVTGLLCPSGDVAAFTQAIVRLYESQETRHRLAIAGREFALRQSWDHIFNQLLTSYEEVVYRSSANQPHLQSTRMIQ
- a CDS encoding phosphatase PAP2 family protein — its product is MSRVVHWLQHHETRVFHFVNQRIQHFFLDHFFNKITHLGGATASIAISLCFALFGQGSLRIAGIQALIALTISHIPVAIIKKKYPRLRPYLVLPQTITYKNPLTDHSFPSGHTTAIFSIIFPFVAAVPALGLILIPLALIIGLSRIYLGLHYPSDCIVGCLIGTTASLVTVAFWG
- a CDS encoding MGDG synthase family glycosyltransferase, which encodes MNVLHGKKRVLILSEGFGAGHTQAAYALAVSLEQRCSTIETRVLELGSFLHPTIAPWIIHAYKKTLTAQPKLYGRLYRSQYKKSLNRLTQLALHRIFYAQTAAIIQQWAPQAIVCTHPFPSVVVSRLKRAGLDIPLCTVITDYDVHGTWVSREVNKYMVSTEDVKNKLLGRGITAAQVEITGIPVHPSFRVAHDKAMIRQQFQLASLPTVLVMGGGWGLIGGDSLSEHLMTWRDRIQFIFCLGNNEKALTKLAMDARYQHPNIHLLGFTQEIGKLMEASDLLVTKPGGMTCSEGLAKSIPMLFYDPIPGQEEENVHYFTQLGFGEPIRSADTIANWLSMLASRYTDVEAKRVSNYHKKKMCLPSADCSEVIMQLLG